From Planctomycetia bacterium, a single genomic window includes:
- a CDS encoding serine protease gives MTQGSAGGAGPLWPAARGPCRAGAFCWLLIALGAAAGAQPPATAVRPEEGATDPGRAFAPEERTNIAVYEAVNRSVVNINTKSTVATGLLLIEVPSDGAGSGIVLDKRGHVLTNFHVVDGAKEIQVLLFDGSSHAAALVGADPETDVAVLRVDAPADLLQPVVFGTSNDLRVGQRVFAIGNPFGLERTLTTGIISSLNRSLPMRTRTDRTIKSIIQTDAAINPGNSGGPLLDSGAKLIGMNTAIASRTGQSAGVGFAIPVGTLARVVPQLISRGRVIRPDAGIAQVHQSDAGLVVASLTPSGPAERAGVRGFRVVRERRRQGPFVVETERVDRSGADLIVAVAGQAVRTADDFLSAVESKNPGEHVLLTVRREGHSLDIPLVLDASK, from the coding sequence GTGACTCAAGGCTCGGCAGGGGGGGCGGGGCCACTCTGGCCGGCAGCGCGGGGACCGTGTCGGGCGGGGGCGTTCTGCTGGCTCCTCATCGCCCTCGGTGCCGCGGCCGGCGCCCAGCCCCCGGCGACCGCCGTGCGGCCGGAAGAGGGGGCGACCGATCCCGGCCGTGCCTTCGCGCCCGAGGAGCGGACGAACATCGCCGTCTACGAGGCCGTCAACCGGAGTGTCGTGAACATCAACACGAAGTCCACGGTGGCCACCGGGCTGTTGCTGATCGAGGTCCCTTCCGATGGGGCCGGGTCGGGTATCGTCCTCGACAAGCGCGGGCACGTGCTGACGAACTTTCACGTCGTGGACGGTGCCAAGGAGATCCAGGTGCTGCTCTTCGACGGGTCGTCGCACGCGGCCGCGCTCGTCGGGGCCGATCCGGAGACCGATGTCGCGGTGCTGAGGGTCGATGCGCCGGCCGACCTGCTCCAGCCGGTGGTGTTCGGCACGTCCAACGATCTGCGGGTCGGGCAGCGCGTGTTCGCGATCGGAAACCCGTTCGGACTCGAGCGCACGCTCACGACGGGAATTATCTCCAGCCTCAATCGGTCGCTCCCGATGCGGACGCGGACGGACCGGACGATCAAGTCGATCATCCAGACCGACGCGGCCATCAATCCGGGCAACTCCGGCGGGCCGCTGCTCGACAGCGGCGCCAAGCTGATCGGCATGAACACCGCGATCGCGAGCCGCACCGGCCAGAGCGCGGGCGTCGGGTTCGCGATTCCGGTGGGAACCCTCGCCCGCGTCGTGCCCCAGCTCATCAGCCGCGGCCGGGTGATCCGTCCGGACGCCGGAATCGCCCAGGTCCATCAGTCGGACGCCGGCCTCGTCGTCGCCTCGCTGACGCCGAGCGGTCCCGCCGAACGGGCCGGGGTCCGCGGCTTCCGCGTGGTGCGCGAACGGCGCCGCCAAGGGCCGTTTGTGGTGGAGACCGAGCGGGTCGATCGTTCCGGAGCGGATTTGATCGTCGCAGTGGCGGGGCAGGCCGTGCGGACTGCGGACGATTTCCTGTCGGCCGTGGAGTCAAAAAACCCGGGCGAGCACGTGCTGCTCACCGTGCGACGCGAGGGGCATTCGCTCGACATTCCGCTCGTTCTCGACGCATCAAAATAG
- the ispD gene encoding 2-C-methyl-D-erythritol 4-phosphate cytidylyltransferase — translation MPRFGVILVAAGQSSRFGSAAYKKPFAPLAGRPVWLHSAEKFLDRDDVKQLVVVVAPEDREAFVETFGANLAFMGITLAEGGAQRADSVRNGLEKLRPEIDMVAIHDAARPCLAQAWIDRVFAAGVRDGAATLGIPVVATLKRVGADGTILETVDRTGLWEAQTPQVFARDLLEQAFAARRDGQPTDEAQLVESLGRRITMVPGSPINLKITSPDDLRLAEKALGALPAPKFSGPAHPFAGDDVWR, via the coding sequence ATGCCCCGATTCGGAGTGATCCTCGTCGCGGCCGGCCAGAGCAGCCGGTTTGGCAGCGCGGCCTACAAGAAGCCGTTCGCGCCATTGGCCGGGCGGCCGGTCTGGCTGCATTCGGCGGAGAAGTTCCTCGACCGCGACGACGTCAAGCAGTTGGTGGTGGTCGTCGCGCCGGAGGATCGCGAGGCGTTCGTCGAAACGTTCGGTGCCAACCTGGCGTTCATGGGAATCACGCTCGCCGAGGGGGGCGCGCAGCGGGCCGACTCGGTCCGCAACGGCCTGGAGAAACTGCGGCCGGAGATCGACATGGTCGCGATCCATGACGCCGCCCGGCCCTGCCTCGCCCAGGCCTGGATCGACCGCGTGTTCGCGGCGGGCGTGCGCGACGGTGCCGCGACCCTGGGAATCCCCGTCGTCGCCACGTTGAAGCGGGTCGGAGCCGACGGCACGATCCTGGAAACCGTCGACCGCACCGGCCTCTGGGAGGCGCAGACACCCCAGGTCTTCGCCCGCGACCTGCTGGAGCAGGCCTTCGCGGCCCGGCGCGACGGGCAGCCGACCGACGAGGCACAGCTGGTCGAATCGCTCGGCCGGCGGATCACGATGGTCCCCGGATCACCGATCAACCTCAAGATCACCTCCCCCGACGACCTCCGTCTCGCCGAGAAGGCGCTCGGGGCGCTGCCCGCGCCGAAGTTCTCCGGCCCGGCCCACCCCTTCGCCGGCGACGACGTCTGGAGGTAG
- the tyrS gene encoding tyrosine--tRNA ligase: MHTSSDLLTEFEARGLVQQATDAGALRAWLATSGRRVYAGFDPTADSLHVGHLVAIVLLRRVAAAGHEPVALVGGATGMIGDPSGRSEERSLLTADELAANIAGVERQIRGLLGDVGRTVHVVNNADWMRGVGFLDFLRDVGKHVPLGQMLAKDSVRSRLEREGGISFTEFSYMLLQAWDFVHLSDALDCRVQIGGSDQWGNITAGIELGRRLRSRDLHGITCPLLTKADGTKMGKTAAGAIWLDPRRTSPYRFYQYWINLDDADAGRCLLRLTELPLEEIRDLDTLRAAHPGARDTQKRLAEELTRLVHGAAGLAAARQATEIFFGAEIASLDDAALAEIFADVPSHTFPRAVLDAGLPLVEALKATGLAPSASAARRTIEQGGVAVNNRRVADVGHRLTGADLAGTTTLVLRSGKKSYALARFG, from the coding sequence ATGCACACCAGTTCCGACCTCCTGACCGAGTTCGAGGCCCGGGGCCTCGTCCAGCAGGCGACCGACGCCGGCGCCCTGCGAGCCTGGCTGGCGACGTCGGGCCGGCGGGTCTACGCCGGCTTCGACCCCACGGCCGACAGCCTCCACGTCGGCCACCTCGTGGCGATCGTGCTGCTGCGCCGCGTCGCCGCCGCCGGCCACGAGCCGGTGGCCCTCGTTGGCGGCGCCACCGGGATGATCGGCGATCCGAGCGGCCGCAGCGAGGAGCGGTCGCTGCTCACGGCAGACGAACTGGCAGCCAACATCGCCGGCGTCGAGCGGCAGATCCGCGGCCTGCTCGGCGACGTCGGCCGCACCGTGCACGTCGTGAACAACGCCGACTGGATGCGCGGCGTCGGCTTCCTCGACTTCCTGCGCGACGTCGGCAAGCATGTGCCGCTCGGGCAGATGCTCGCCAAGGACTCGGTCCGCAGCCGGCTGGAGCGGGAGGGGGGCATCTCCTTCACCGAGTTCAGCTACATGCTCCTCCAGGCCTGGGACTTCGTGCACCTCTCCGACGCCCTCGACTGCCGGGTGCAGATCGGCGGCAGCGACCAGTGGGGGAACATCACGGCCGGGATCGAACTCGGCCGGCGGCTGCGGTCACGCGACCTGCACGGCATCACCTGCCCGCTGCTCACCAAGGCCGACGGCACGAAGATGGGGAAAACGGCCGCCGGCGCGATCTGGCTCGACCCGCGCCGGACGAGCCCGTACCGCTTCTACCAGTACTGGATCAACCTCGACGACGCCGATGCCGGCCGCTGCCTGCTCCGGCTCACGGAGCTGCCCCTCGAGGAGATTCGCGACCTCGACACGCTGCGGGCCGCCCACCCTGGCGCCCGCGACACGCAAAAGCGACTGGCGGAGGAGCTGACCCGGCTCGTCCACGGCGCTGCGGGGCTCGCCGCAGCCCGCCAGGCGACGGAGATCTTCTTCGGCGCCGAGATCGCGAGCCTCGACGACGCGGCCTTGGCAGAAATCTTCGCCGACGTCCCCAGCCACACCTTCCCCCGCGCGGTCCTCGACGCCGGCCTGCCGCTCGTCGAGGCCCTCAAGGCGACGGGCCTGGCGCCGTCGGCAAGCGCCGCCCGGCGCACGATCGAGCAAGGAGGCGTGGCGGTCAACAACCGGCGCGTCGCCGACGTCGGCCATCGGCTCACCGGCGCCGACCTTGCCGGCACGACGACGCTCGTGCTCCGGTCGGGAAAGAAGTCGTATGCCCTCGCCCGCTTCGGCTGA
- the accD gene encoding acetyl-coenzyme A carboxylase carboxyl transferase subunit beta, translating to MPEGLWLKCGGCGATIYRKEAEELLNVCPRCDYHWYVSAQQRIEQLLDAGTFEEWDGNLRPTDPLGFRDKKPYVERLVAEQRRTGLSDAALTGSGMIRARRVACGVTDSSFIMGSMGSVVGERLTRLVERSTVERLPLIIISASGGGARMHEGILSLMQMAKVSAALARYAQAGGLFISVLTNPTMGGVAASFASLGDLCFAEPRALIGFAGPRTIKATIRVELPKGFQTSEFLLEHGFIDRIVARKDLKSEIARAIDYCGG from the coding sequence GTGCCCGAAGGGCTGTGGCTGAAGTGCGGCGGCTGCGGGGCGACGATCTACCGCAAGGAGGCCGAGGAACTCCTCAACGTTTGCCCGCGGTGCGACTATCACTGGTACGTCTCGGCACAACAGCGGATCGAGCAACTCCTCGATGCCGGCACGTTCGAGGAATGGGATGGCAACCTCCGTCCCACCGACCCGCTCGGCTTTCGTGACAAGAAGCCCTACGTGGAGCGGCTCGTCGCCGAACAGCGCCGGACAGGCCTGTCCGATGCGGCCCTCACCGGCAGCGGGATGATCCGGGCCCGCCGCGTGGCCTGCGGCGTGACCGACTCGTCGTTCATCATGGGATCGATGGGAAGCGTCGTCGGCGAGCGGCTGACGCGGCTCGTGGAGCGATCCACGGTCGAGCGGCTGCCGCTGATCATCATCAGTGCCTCCGGAGGCGGAGCCCGGATGCACGAGGGCATCCTGTCGCTGATGCAGATGGCCAAGGTGTCTGCGGCCCTGGCCCGCTACGCCCAGGCCGGAGGCCTGTTCATCTCCGTGCTCACCAATCCGACGATGGGGGGCGTGGCCGCCAGCTTCGCGTCGCTCGGCGATCTGTGCTTCGCCGAGCCGCGGGCCCTGATCGGCTTCGCCGGGCCGCGGACGATCAAGGCCACGATTCGGGTGGAGTTGCCGAAGGGCTTCCAGACGAGCGAGTTCCTCCTCGAGCACGGGTTCATCGACCGAATCGTGGCGCGGAAGGACCTGAAGAGCGAGATCGCCCGGGCCATCGACTACTGTGGCGGCTGA
- the pgaM gene encoding phosphoglycerate mutase codes for MPEHLILIRSAATDYDVQGRIRGTLDIPLCAAGIAEAERIGAGLAGRGIDAVHAAASACAVETGRIVAAACGLPLQRIARLRNLDQGLWQGMLIEDIRRKQPRLHRQWQDNPWSVAAPEGELVEEACERVAAALEKLVRRHPSGRVALVVPTPLDRIVAWLVAGAPLGDLWGIDPDRHNPVEIPIAAQWRAATRRRRAQAL; via the coding sequence ATGCCCGAGCACCTGATCCTGATCCGATCCGCCGCGACCGACTACGACGTGCAGGGCCGCATCCGCGGCACGCTCGACATCCCGCTCTGCGCGGCCGGAATCGCCGAGGCCGAGCGGATCGGCGCGGGGCTGGCCGGCCGGGGCATCGACGCTGTCCATGCCGCAGCGAGCGCGTGCGCGGTCGAGACCGGACGGATCGTCGCGGCCGCCTGCGGGCTGCCGCTGCAGCGCATCGCACGGCTGCGAAATCTCGACCAGGGCCTGTGGCAGGGGATGCTGATCGAAGACATCCGGCGGAAGCAGCCGCGGCTTCATCGCCAGTGGCAGGACAACCCGTGGTCTGTCGCCGCCCCCGAAGGCGAACTCGTCGAGGAGGCCTGCGAACGAGTGGCGGCGGCGCTGGAGAAGCTCGTCAGGCGGCACCCCTCCGGTCGGGTGGCGCTCGTCGTGCCGACGCCGCTCGACAGGATCGTCGCCTGGCTGGTCGCCGGCGCGCCGCTCGGGGATCTGTGGGGCATCGATCCCGATCGGCACAACCCCGTCGAGATCCCGATCGCGGCCCAGTGGCGGGCGGCGACGCGGCGCCGTCGGGCCCAGGCGCTCTGA
- the rpe gene encoding ribulose-phosphate 3-epimerase has protein sequence MKSPSAQASAGFLPVLDSPGPIVLPALLLCDFGHLSREVERLEKAGARALHLDVMDGRFVPQLTYGPVVVEAVRRAARVPIEVHLMIEEPERSIADYARLGADVITVHVEATSDPRALLRAIAALGPRAHLAISPGTPVERIEPLLDVCDGVLVMSVEPGYGGQPFNPEAVGRIARLTERRRQTGGRYRIGVDGGIGVETVGAVAAAGAELIVAGSAVIRSADYARAIADLEGIARAAA, from the coding sequence GTGAAATCCCCGTCAGCACAGGCCTCGGCCGGCTTCCTGCCGGTGCTTGATTCCCCCGGCCCGATCGTGCTTCCCGCCCTGCTTCTCTGCGATTTCGGCCACCTCTCCCGGGAGGTCGAGCGGCTCGAGAAGGCTGGTGCCAGGGCCCTTCACCTCGACGTCATGGACGGCCGATTCGTGCCCCAGTTGACCTACGGCCCGGTGGTCGTCGAAGCGGTTCGGCGGGCGGCGCGGGTGCCGATTGAGGTTCACCTGATGATCGAGGAGCCGGAACGGTCCATCGCCGACTATGCCCGCCTCGGGGCCGACGTGATCACGGTCCACGTCGAGGCGACCTCCGACCCGCGGGCCCTGCTGCGGGCGATCGCGGCCCTCGGCCCGCGAGCCCATCTCGCGATCAGCCCCGGCACCCCCGTGGAACGCATCGAGCCGCTGCTCGACGTCTGTGATGGCGTCCTCGTGATGAGCGTCGAGCCGGGCTACGGCGGGCAGCCGTTCAATCCGGAGGCGGTCGGACGGATCGCCCGGCTTACGGAACGGCGCCGGCAGACCGGCGGCCGGTACCGCATCGGGGTGGATGGCGGCATCGGCGTGGAGACGGTCGGCGCCGTGGCAGCGGCCGGCGCGGAACTGATCGTGGCCGGCAGCGCCGTCATTCGCTCGGCCGACTACGCCCGGGCGATCGCCGACCTCGAGGGCATCGCCCGCGCCGCCGCCTGA
- the fabG gene encoding 3-oxoacyl-ACP reductase — MTAPAAPPFSLAGRTALVTGATTGLGKAMATCLGRAGARVAMNYANDADRAAAAHAEVVAAGATAALFRADVTDAAAIDSMFFAIERSLGPVDVVVVNATPAQPLKPIEEYDWAFHQQMLDFFVKSPYLLARRALPGMKARRHGRFINITSEVFHLGVAPFSAYVAAKGGQTGWSRSMCHELAPFGITVNMIAPGWIPVERHANDPQSDKDAYLATIPVGRWGTPDDVGWAAVYLASDEAAFVTGQTLAVNGGRSCW, encoded by the coding sequence ATGACCGCGCCCGCCGCCCCGCCCTTCTCGCTCGCCGGCCGAACGGCCCTCGTCACTGGAGCGACGACCGGCCTCGGCAAGGCGATGGCCACGTGCCTGGGCCGCGCCGGCGCACGGGTCGCGATGAACTACGCCAACGACGCCGACCGGGCCGCCGCGGCCCATGCGGAGGTCGTTGCCGCCGGCGCGACGGCGGCCCTGTTTCGTGCCGACGTCACCGACGCCGCGGCCATCGACTCCATGTTCTTCGCCATCGAGCGGTCGCTCGGCCCGGTCGACGTCGTCGTCGTCAATGCCACGCCGGCACAGCCGCTGAAGCCGATCGAGGAGTACGACTGGGCCTTCCACCAGCAGATGCTCGACTTCTTCGTGAAGAGCCCGTACCTGCTGGCACGGCGGGCGCTGCCGGGGATGAAGGCCCGGCGTCACGGCCGGTTCATCAACATCACCAGCGAGGTGTTTCACCTCGGCGTCGCCCCGTTCTCGGCCTACGTCGCCGCCAAGGGGGGGCAGACGGGCTGGTCGCGGAGCATGTGCCACGAACTCGCCCCGTTCGGCATCACGGTCAACATGATCGCGCCCGGCTGGATCCCCGTGGAGCGGCACGCGAACGACCCGCAGTCCGACAAGGATGCCTATCTCGCGACCATTCCCGTGGGCCGCTGGGGCACGCCCGACGACGTCGGCTGGGCCGCCGTCTACCTGGCCAGCGACGAGGCCGCCTTCGTGACCGGCCAGACGCTCGCCGTCAACGGGGGCCGGTCCTGCTGGTGA